From a single Intestinibaculum porci genomic region:
- a CDS encoding leucine-rich repeat protein: MKKFLSAIVAVMMVMSSVSLIVPLSFTHVYAATVVEHGEGWSLDDDGLLTIAANTDQTFKQRSDIKKVVISSGVTSIADKQFEECTQLTDVKMSDDVTSIGDRAFEGCNHLVNVSLSKKLEKIGNSAFEKCESITQLTLPHSLKAIDSGAFNDCTKLNTINIPDHVTDLGSCFYNCKSLKSIILPDDIKIIYGGTFKGCESLMNIQLPSQLETIDYDAFNGCQELRELIIPKNVSQLCQVKTFDDCPKLKKIIFTGNMPELTSVDYAFLNGTDIYYPKDLWENNDSDLEYWFSRFVGGNKCIGYNSKLLNGKNNTLTLDDLYNFTNFKHEDGCSKHISNADLKALMKSLSPVDQRNVTRSLEKSNNGHCYGMSITETLNKMDRINVSENIDESGTSIHDLTRDDNLQSYMCYYQSQQYLQSWKVLKDKYTANNDDVVNKEIQPRVKLVKYGGAPVSLQFNWWQPVEKDGIFVLDQNGNKTWNLVSHSFIGNTYEILKEPRKIGGNTYTNRIVLIDSDTNENNEDMSLYYNDDGQWCIPYYKYTEDNRTIYNCSTDYGAKIIVYTDDTDEMDLKSQKDNSAFKPEIEISAKNAFEIKDSQTEEKTELNPQLGNDGVDEKWIPYTRCEGNLENDFVDYNLPSDSDDYVLTPLTNNEGDININVTYLNICYSIKVASASQITISPSGKIVIKDSNGQCDLVMADNSKAKNKYHTYQLSGMTQGDITVKLTDEGIEASGFHEGVKAKALGKIKTEVKTLDAMNGNDIAKISDDGIVRTKMPQEKPTGLKGGQEVINGTTSSMEYAIAGKNSWTQCSEGSTSVPAGNYEVRLKENDQYGPSASVRVTVDAIPKKNQEEPRGVYGDEGFIGGTTTEMEYSSNQIDWNDCSQGTTEVEEGTYYVRYKGTHLLNPSEAVEVDVDEKIVTHPDTNEQTQTNEDSPSNTQNETTSTEDTSKKTEEAKPVNTEASNKEENNSLPAKPVPVKKAKKISIKVPKGSNIKKKGNKVTLRKRKTIKLSLLNYKGKAIWKSSNKKIATVKNGKVKYKKPGQVTISVKVKGKTYKIKIVYKKR; encoded by the coding sequence ATGAAGAAGTTTTTATCTGCAATTGTTGCTGTAATGATGGTAATGTCCAGTGTTTCATTAATTGTTCCGTTGTCGTTTACTCATGTCTATGCAGCAACCGTGGTTGAGCATGGTGAAGGATGGAGCTTAGATGACGATGGTCTTTTAACAATCGCCGCTAACACTGACCAAACTTTTAAGCAGCGTAGTGATATCAAAAAAGTGGTGATCTCATCTGGGGTAACGTCTATCGCCGATAAGCAGTTTGAAGAATGTACTCAGTTAACAGATGTAAAGATGAGTGATGATGTAACAAGCATTGGGGATCGGGCATTTGAAGGATGTAATCACTTGGTAAATGTCTCTCTATCAAAAAAGTTAGAAAAAATCGGAAATTCTGCTTTTGAAAAATGCGAATCAATAACACAGTTAACTTTGCCTCATAGTTTAAAAGCAATTGATAGCGGTGCTTTTAATGATTGTACTAAACTCAATACCATTAATATTCCAGATCATGTAACAGATCTTGGCAGTTGTTTTTATAATTGTAAAAGTCTTAAAAGCATCATACTTCCAGATGATATTAAAATTATCTACGGTGGTACTTTTAAAGGCTGTGAATCACTAATGAATATTCAGTTGCCTTCTCAGTTAGAAACTATTGACTATGATGCGTTCAATGGCTGTCAGGAATTGAGAGAATTAATTATCCCTAAAAATGTCTCTCAATTATGTCAGGTAAAAACATTTGATGATTGTCCAAAACTAAAGAAAATTATTTTTACAGGAAATATGCCAGAGCTTACTAGCGTGGATTATGCGTTCCTTAATGGTACAGATATTTACTATCCTAAGGACTTGTGGGAAAATAATGATTCGGATTTAGAATATTGGTTTAGCCGTTTTGTAGGGGGAAATAAATGTATTGGCTATAATAGTAAACTATTAAATGGGAAGAATAATACACTAACATTAGATGATCTTTATAACTTTACAAATTTTAAACATGAAGATGGATGTTCAAAGCATATCAGTAATGCTGATTTAAAGGCTTTAATGAAATCTCTTTCTCCAGTTGATCAGAGAAATGTGACTAGATCTTTAGAGAAGAGTAATAATGGTCATTGTTATGGAATGAGTATCACAGAAACCTTAAATAAGATGGATCGAATAAATGTATCTGAAAATATCGATGAATCGGGAACATCAATTCATGATTTAACGAGGGATGATAATTTACAGTCCTATATGTGCTATTATCAAAGTCAGCAGTACTTACAAAGCTGGAAGGTTCTTAAAGATAAATATACTGCTAACAATGATGATGTTGTCAATAAAGAGATTCAGCCGCGTGTAAAGCTAGTAAAATATGGTGGAGCTCCGGTGAGCTTACAGTTTAACTGGTGGCAGCCGGTAGAAAAGGATGGTATCTTTGTCCTTGATCAGAATGGAAATAAGACCTGGAATTTAGTAAGTCATTCTTTTATTGGCAATACGTATGAAATCCTAAAGGAGCCAAGAAAGATTGGCGGAAATACTTATACAAATAGAATTGTTCTCATTGACAGCGATACTAATGAAAATAATGAAGATATGAGTCTCTATTACAATGATGATGGGCAATGGTGCATTCCTTATTATAAATATACTGAAGATAATCGTACAATATATAATTGTTCAACTGATTATGGGGCTAAGATTATCGTTTATACTGATGATACAGATGAAATGGATTTGAAGAGTCAGAAAGATAATAGCGCCTTTAAGCCAGAAATCGAAATTTCAGCTAAAAATGCATTTGAAATTAAAGATAGCCAGACAGAAGAAAAGACAGAATTAAATCCCCAGTTAGGCAATGATGGTGTTGACGAAAAATGGATTCCGTATACGCGCTGCGAAGGAAACTTAGAGAACGATTTTGTTGATTATAATCTTCCTAGTGATAGTGATGATTATGTGCTTACACCTCTAACAAATAATGAAGGTGATATAAATATTAATGTCACATATCTGAATATTTGTTATTCAATCAAAGTTGCTTCTGCTTCACAAATAACTATCTCTCCAAGCGGCAAAATTGTCATTAAAGATAGTAATGGTCAGTGTGATCTTGTGATGGCAGATAACAGTAAAGCTAAAAATAAGTATCATACATACCAGTTAAGTGGAATGACTCAAGGTGATATCACTGTTAAGTTAACAGATGAAGGTATCGAAGCTTCTGGTTTCCACGAAGGTGTTAAAGCAAAAGCATTAGGTAAAATTAAAACTGAAGTGAAAACTTTAGATGCTATGAACGGAAATGATATTGCAAAGATATCAGATGATGGTATTGTGCGTACCAAAATGCCACAGGAAAAGCCAACAGGATTAAAAGGCGGTCAAGAAGTTATTAATGGTACGACATCTTCAATGGAATACGCAATAGCTGGAAAGAATAGTTGGACACAGTGTAGTGAAGGTTCAACATCAGTTCCAGCTGGAAACTATGAAGTTAGATTAAAAGAGAATGATCAGTATGGTCCTTCCGCTAGCGTACGTGTTACGGTCGATGCAATTCCTAAGAAAAACCAGGAAGAACCTCGCGGTGTTTATGGTGATGAAGGTTTTATTGGTGGTACGACAACTGAAATGGAATACAGCAGTAATCAGATTGACTGGAATGATTGCAGCCAAGGGACAACTGAAGTTGAAGAAGGAACGTATTATGTACGTTACAAAGGCACGCATCTTTTAAATCCTTCAGAAGCTGTAGAAGTTGATGTTGATGAGAAAATTGTTACTCATCCGGATACGAATGAGCAGACACAAACAAATGAAGACTCACCAAGCAATACACAAAATGAAACGACAAGTACTGAAGATACTTCTAAAAAAACAGAAGAAGCGAAGCCAGTCAATACTGAGGCTTCTAATAAAGAAGAAAATAATTCTTTACCTGCAAAACCCGTACCAGTAAAGAAAGCTAAGAAGATTAGTATTAAAGTACCAAAAGGTAGTAATATTAAGAAGAAAGGTAATAAAGTCACTTTACGCAAACGTAAAACAATTAAATTAAGCCTTTTAAATTATAAGGGTAAAGCTATTTGGAAATCTTCAAATAAAAAGATTGCAACAGTTAAAAATGGTAAGGTCAAATATAAGAAGCCTGGTCAAGTGACTATTAGCGTAAAAGTAAAAGGAAAAACATATAAAATTAAGATTGTCTATAAAAAGAGATAG
- a CDS encoding YARHG domain-containing protein, whose protein sequence is MLLGLMGFLAIVFGLIIGHKISKHFVLFGTVQGILEQKMTFYVIGLGISFFIFAGISKAAGILPSDQKKTDSSSYVTQSQKRTSDATKSEKSDDSSLVSSTTNEPEESYESSDASDESDSDVSTNTESDYILPDADKAYYTRNELSELDAQELRLAKNEIYARHGLLFKDQELQRYFDSKSWYQGSIPPGKFDDNVLNKYEKENIDLIVSMQKDS, encoded by the coding sequence ATGTTGTTAGGTTTAATGGGATTTTTAGCAATTGTTTTTGGACTGATTATTGGTCACAAAATTTCCAAACATTTTGTCCTTTTTGGGACTGTTCAGGGGATTCTTGAACAGAAAATGACATTTTATGTTATTGGTTTAGGAATTAGTTTTTTTATATTTGCGGGAATTAGTAAAGCTGCAGGTATTTTACCATCTGATCAGAAGAAAACGGATTCTTCAAGTTATGTAACACAATCGCAAAAAAGGACAAGTGATGCCACGAAGTCAGAGAAAAGCGATGATTCATCTCTTGTATCATCTACGACCAATGAACCAGAGGAAAGTTATGAGTCATCTGATGCATCAGATGAAAGTGATTCTGATGTAAGCACTAATACTGAATCTGATTATATCTTACCGGATGCTGATAAAGCTTATTATACAAGAAATGAGTTATCAGAATTAGATGCGCAAGAATTAAGACTCGCCAAAAATGAAATCTATGCGCGTCATGGCTTATTATTTAAAGATCAGGAATTACAGCGTTATTTTGACAGTAAATCCTGGTATCAGGGCAGTATTCCGCCAGGAAAATTTGATGATAATGTCTTGAATAAGTATGAGAAGGAAAATATTGATCTTATTGTGTCTATGCAAAAGGATTCTTAA
- a CDS encoding N-acetylmuramoyl-L-alanine amidase family protein — MNTNKIGKMICGLLLCTMMMSGCSVERKTGHETATNDQDKTVVQKSKETDSSKTVEKDTADEQTATNKQDKTDTKQTTSNRTVKTQNKEAAKNDTNTNVKVNTNSNTNTKETGRTICIDAGHQRYGNNALEAIGPGSSIRKPKVTSGTEGKYTHKAESEVNLETAKKLKSILISRGYKVVMVRESQDVNISNIQRAEIANKSNADLAIRIHCDGSGNSALHGYFILTPSSSNRFLSSSIVNSSLRLTKCLLPAIQKATGANNRGISYRDDLTGTNWSKVPTVLVEMGEMSNKQEDYALSTPAYQEKMATGMANGIDDYFK; from the coding sequence ATGAATACTAATAAAATTGGGAAAATGATTTGTGGCTTATTGTTATGTACAATGATGATGAGCGGTTGCAGTGTAGAGCGTAAGACAGGTCATGAAACAGCTACTAATGATCAAGATAAAACAGTTGTACAAAAGTCAAAAGAAACGGATTCATCAAAAACGGTGGAAAAAGATACAGCTGATGAGCAGACAGCTACAAATAAGCAGGATAAAACGGATACTAAACAAACAACATCAAATAGAACAGTAAAAACACAAAATAAAGAAGCTGCTAAAAATGATACAAATACAAATGTCAAAGTAAATACGAACAGTAATACAAATACCAAAGAAACGGGGAGAACAATCTGTATTGATGCCGGTCATCAGCGTTATGGTAATAATGCTTTAGAAGCGATTGGCCCTGGTTCAAGTATCCGAAAGCCTAAGGTTACAAGCGGTACTGAAGGTAAGTATACACATAAGGCTGAGTCAGAAGTCAATTTAGAAACAGCGAAGAAACTAAAAAGCATTCTCATTTCTAGAGGCTATAAAGTCGTGATGGTAAGAGAGTCGCAGGATGTGAATATCTCTAACATTCAAAGAGCGGAAATTGCCAATAAAAGCAATGCAGATTTAGCGATTCGTATTCACTGTGATGGTTCTGGGAACTCTGCTTTACATGGTTACTTTATTTTAACACCATCTTCATCTAATAGATTCTTATCATCATCGATTGTGAATAGCTCTTTACGGTTAACGAAGTGTTTATTACCAGCTATTCAAAAAGCAACTGGAGCAAATAATAGAGGTATTTCTTATCGTGATGATTTAACGGGGACCAACTGGTCTAAAGTGCCAACTGTTTTAGTAGAAATGGGTGAAATGAGTAATAAACAGGAAGACTATGCTTTATCAACCCCTGCTTATCAGGAAAAGATGGCTACTGGTATGGCCAATGGTATTGATGATTATTTTAAATAA
- a CDS encoding GGDEF domain-containing protein, producing MKRKFITDGIETIIMIVFITALVCLLCNAFFMTHEITGVSRVVNYAGIVRGSSQRAIKQELSQKKVDDQLTYLDGIIDALQHSSSRYKLIKLDSASFQSELMEQKREWQTLKKAIYTYRKTPTGKNEQLLLTLSNNYYEICDKTVSIAECYGEGIVTGLKKLEVAIGIVVGILILLSLERSRAIIVNYRNMLRLNRDAYDDPLTGVKNKRYFEEYFPVMSEGCNYSLVFIDIDNLKEVNDKQGHEAGDHYIIEVIEAIREQFRTTDVIFRMGGDEFVVFLKECRESIATRLLEQAREAVHDHTSGSFSYGIVYVHKEDSRSIREILKESDQRMYEYKKVHKKEGSHHNKKGT from the coding sequence ATGAAGCGGAAATTTATAACCGATGGTATAGAAACAATTATTATGATTGTCTTTATTACGGCTCTAGTTTGTTTACTCTGTAATGCATTTTTCATGACGCATGAAATTACTGGCGTATCCCGGGTAGTGAATTATGCTGGGATTGTGCGAGGCTCTTCGCAAAGAGCCATTAAACAGGAATTAAGCCAAAAGAAAGTAGATGATCAGTTAACTTACCTTGATGGAATTATTGATGCCCTCCAACATTCTTCTTCGCGTTATAAGCTGATTAAGCTTGATAGCGCTAGCTTCCAAAGTGAACTCATGGAACAAAAAAGAGAATGGCAAACCTTAAAGAAAGCCATTTACACGTATCGGAAAACACCAACTGGAAAGAATGAACAATTACTCCTGACCTTAAGTAATAACTATTATGAGATCTGTGATAAAACCGTGTCTATTGCTGAATGTTACGGCGAAGGCATAGTAACGGGTTTAAAGAAGCTGGAAGTTGCCATTGGAATTGTTGTAGGGATATTAATTTTACTATCATTAGAACGTTCTCGTGCCATTATTGTTAATTACCGCAACATGTTGCGTCTGAATCGTGACGCTTATGATGATCCTTTGACTGGAGTGAAGAATAAGCGTTACTTTGAAGAGTATTTCCCCGTTATGTCTGAAGGCTGTAATTATTCACTTGTTTTTATTGATATTGATAACCTCAAAGAAGTGAATGACAAACAAGGACATGAAGCTGGTGATCATTATATTATTGAAGTTATTGAAGCTATTCGTGAACAGTTTCGAACCACTGATGTCATATTTCGAATGGGCGGGGATGAATTCGTGGTCTTCCTCAAAGAATGTCGTGAAAGTATTGCTACCCGCTTATTAGAACAGGCTAGAGAAGCTGTCCATGATCATACATCCGGTAGTTTTAGTTATGGGATTGTTTATGTCCATAAAGAGGATTCCCGCAGTATAAGAGAAATCCTTAAGGAAAGTGATCAACGGATGTATGAATACAAGAAAGTTCATAAAAAAGAGGGTTCTCATCATAATAAGAAAGGAACCTAA